GGCTTACTCAGACATGTTTTCGCAAATGTGCCGATAAAAGGTACCAATTTATAGAAGTACCTGAtcagttttctttgttttgatgtTTGTTATTGAAGAATTTGAGAGCAAATGTTAATGTTATCCTGTCTACTTGCAGCTACAAGGAATCTGAGCTGAACATGGCCGAAAATAGTTGCATCGATCGCTGTGTTTCAAAGTATTGGCAGGTAATTTTTCAGAGTTTTAAATACTTTGCAGTTTCCTCTCTTCTTCACTTCTGTCTAATTTTTGGTTCCTTTAGCTTCCAAAAAACATTGCATCAGTTCTCCCAAAAAGCTCTCACACCTTTGGGAGAAGTGATGCATTTAAATTGTGAAGGAACTTGTTTCAAAAAGCTCGCCCAGGCACGCTTAAGGTGAGCGCTTTGGGCAGGCGATAGCCTAGGTGCCTTGATAGGTTGGGAAAGATAAATCCTTAACGCAAGCACCTCAAAGCGCCTTAGCCTCAAAAAAAGCCCATCACTATGTTTTCTCTTCTATTTTCCTTATTTATCTTATcttcttttctttatttctcTTATGGTTTTTAACAGGGGTAttctttcaaaatttaaaatttattttaaaaatattttagggCGCCTCACACCCAAAGGCTACCGCCTTTGCTTGTCGTCTAAAACTTGGCTCTAGAACGCTTAGGGCACCTCATGACTTTAAAAACTGGGCCAAAGAAGTACTGCAAGATTTTTTTGAGTTAAAAGTTCAACTTTTTTATTGCAAACTCATACTGTTCTCTGAATTaagaaattagaaaattaaataGTTTGAGCCTAGAGGATTGACACTACATTTTTGTTAGTCCTTTGAGCTGTCTGTTGCTGCATTTTTACCGGTTCTGCGATGTGCTTTCAAATGCTGTCTTCCCAACCCATTAAGTGTCGGTTGCAAATTTGCAATGCCAATCTAGGGGTGACTTCATCAACATTAACTTCATCAAAACTTCCCTCTATCGGTTTTCATTTGACAATTTCATGATGTTTTTTAATATTCTAAATGTTTATATGATGTCTAGAAAGTTTactcttacggcccgtttggtagttGTATTAATGGGGGGATTGGTATTGAAAATTTATCATAGTTTTGGTTGGAaaatctcttgacaagttttcttcttcaattatcttattttcttcacaatatactcattccaatgcattactatttGGGAGGTTGTATTAAGTGacaatgaaaaattgtgaaaaaaaggTTGTTTTTTTATCAAGATTTCGTTAGCATGGTCATGgtacatttcatgaaaatttacactacaaatcattcacATCACTACCATTTAGTACCATAAACCAAACAGACGTTTGGCATGGAATCCTATTACTAATTAAGGGTTAAGTATTTGTAGGCAAAAATTGTGAGAATATTTAAAGGAGAAATTAATTGGTGGGAAAAAATTAACTTGCCTTTTCAAATTTCTGTCTAAAATATCATCACAACTCTAGCAAGAGAAAAGAGTTTACAGCTTCATTCACCACTACTAAGATAGATTAAAGTCAAATAATTCTTATCTTTTGGGGGAAAAATTCCAGACGATCCAAGAACAAAGTTGCTTTCCTTTTAGCTCTCCTGTCATAAGATTTCTTTTCATAACCATCATCTTCATGAAAAAACCCATCTTCTGTAAGGCTCCTCTTTAAGTTCCTGCCTTTGTTTCTCCCCCTAGCATTAGAGGTACTCGTATGTTCTGCTTCAATGTCTTTGTTTCGAGCAGCTTCTCTGTGTGCTTCAATGAAGGCACTCTGATTCTCTGGTTCTTTTCTCCATTTATGGCTCTACTTTATAGATGGGTCGCTTTGGTGGTTGTTCAAAGGGGAAGCGGTTTTATAAGGTAGGTGGTGCTATGGTGGTGAAGTCGGCTCACCGTGCTTGAGTAAATATTTCTCCCAAATGAGGTAGGATAAATGTTTTCCCTCAAATAGGGAGAAAAGAATACTCTTAGTTATTTTCCTTCCATTCCAGGCAACGGATTCAACCCGGAAAAAAGTAATGGACTAGTTTTTTCCCCCAAGTACCCTCATTTCAGGCATGCTCTTAAAGGACTAGACTTTACCATTGAGAGTACTCAGTGGCATCTAATAAAAGCTAAAGGAGTAGTGATCGTTAGCAGTTTGTTGTTACAAAATTTACGCACCAGAAATGATTCATCAAATAAGATAGAGCTATCTGTTTTGCATCACAAAACTTCCTGCATCTATCTTACAGGGGTACTGAATGGTTCGATGCATTCTTTTGCTATGAAATGCTTGTAAAACATTGTCGCATTTGTATCTTTATAGGCAATACTACAGTTCACTATTTGTTTTAATGTCGTTCAATCTGAATCCTTTTTTGTATGTCATCAGGTGACTAATCTGGTGGGTCAGTTGCTCGGAACAAACCAGCCTCCTATGTGAATAACAGTCACCTTTTTGAAGTGATTCATCCCTTTTGCTTTTGATGAAACAGTGGTAGGAAAACACAAATGATTTTTATGCTCTGAAAATAATGCAACTGTTGCCCAacattttgtttcttttgaacATACTTATCTATCGAGTAATCCACAATTGTTTTGAGGACTAGATGTTGGTGGAATCCACATTATATCATCTCtgattatttgatttttgttcattttctttATCTATTGAGTACTAATTAACATGCTAACTATGCTTTATATACGTAGTATGTAGTATGTACACATGATAACGAGTGATTTAATGAGCTCCAaacatcaatcaataaaaaaaaaaaaaaagaaaaaggttttTGAGTCAATCCCAGAAGTCAGTTATTTCCAACCTGCTTATTTgcaaatcaacataaatttccTTAACTCTATGTAAAACAAAGCAACTGTCtttaaaacaacaatattcCATGTGGTCTATCTTACTAGACTttctataaattaattttttaagttttattatCTTACCCAAAACAAACTCACCCactttcaacataataatgttaaaattgtaatcccaaaagattgataTAGAAACACTCAGAGCTCCTTTACTATTTAATTTTAGGGTGATAAAAAACATAAGTGTTAGAATGTAATAAGTTTAAATCAACTTCTCAGTTAGGGGTGGATCTATTCATGGGCATCCCCTGGCACGTGTCTTAgggggatttttttttttattaaaaaaatcgaAAATTCAGATTCAGGGGCAAGTAGGAACGGGCCTTTCACTTTTTACAAATCAGAATTCTCTCAAACACTATTTAAGATATTTTCACTCTTAATGTTAATCTTAATCTAAATTCTTAGTCATGATGTTCTAAtatttaatcttaatcttaatcttgagTATTGTTAGAATGTTGTTCTTGGATTCGAAATGAAATTCCTTCCCTAGACCCCTATTCCAATGATTTTCTGTGGGTTTTTTTCCTTTCCTAGACTTTTTACTTATTtggtttagttttttttttcgaagTATACTCTCaagtagggctggcaaaagctaagccgacctgctaacctgatctgaaaccgacccgaaattagcgggtttgggtttagatttttgacccaattaattaaatgggtcaacccgacctgatctgtttattaaatgggttaggttcatgttgaatatttaaacccgaaaaaaacctgtttaacccatttattaaatgggtcaatcaggtcaggtcgacccatatttaacccgttgaaaattttaaataaagtcaTAATTCATAAAGATGATGACTAGAAATTTATTAACCCAAATAAAGTCATAACTGATATATCATAAagacataaaccctaaaaatttaacCCATTAAACCCATTGAAATTCTATGCGCCTCCTCTGTTCCTCTTCTCTCCTTTGTGCGACTGTGCGGCCtacaccttctccttcctcttctctccgGCGGCTTCTTCTCTGTGCGACTGTGCGccttctccttcatcttctctgcggcaccaaggtaagtattatttctttgttgtccgatttttttgatttttttgatcgatttattctgatttggattgtgttcgattttttttatttttttgtgtttgattttaatgttcattgttgttactgctattttcattgttcttaatgccatgtttaattcttcataataatttggttcgtgtttgtgttatttagggttcgattttttggttttgtgtttgatttttttgtgtttgtgttactgctattttttgtgtttgatttttttgtgtttgattttgtgttatttagggttcattgttcttaatcctcattaaatctcaattctttcttcctattattctatacttattttttttatttactccaTTTTTTGGTTTCTTGACCAATTTTTGCAAGATTCATATGTTTTGGCTTCATCGGTTTGTCTCATttcaggtaattttttttttttattttttttttattttacaacttATTTTACAACATATATTGTACACTGTATAATCTTTTGAATGAAAGCTTTTGATAATCATTTGTATAATCTTTTGAAGTTAAGTAATGTAAAGTGATAACAATATCTTATTTATGTATACTGTGTTGTGTTAATACTGTATTGAATGAAAGCTTTATTACTTATTTAAGAAGATTTCGCAAAATTTGTATACCATTGAATCTAAACtatttgggtcaaatgggtcaaatgacctgaaatatatgggtttaatgtagggctggcaaaagctgagccgacctgctaacctgatctgaaaccgacccgaaattagcgggtttgggtttagatttttgacccaattaattaaatgggtcaacccgacctgatctgtttattaaatgggttaggttcatgttgaatatttaaacccgaaaaaaacctgtttaacccatttattaaatgggtcaatcaggtcaggtcgacccatatttaacccgttgaaaattttaaataaagtcaTAATTCATAAAGATGATGACTAGAAATTTATTAACCCAAATAAAGTCATAACTGATATATCATAAagacataaaccctaaaaatttaacCCATTAAACCCATTGAAATTCTATGCGCCTCCTCTGTTCCTCTTCTCTCCTTTGTGCGACTGTGCGGCCtacaccttctccttcctcttctctccgGCGGCTTCTTCTCTGTGCGACTGTGCGccttctccttcatcttctctgcggcaccaaggtaagtattatttctttgttgtccgatttttttgatttttttgatcgatttattctgatttggattgtgttcgattttttttatttttttgtgtttgattttaatgttcattgttgttactgctattttcattgttcttaatgccatgtttaattcttcataataatttggttcgtgtttgtgttatttagggttcgattttttggttttgtgtttgatttttttgtgtttgtgttactgctattttttgtgtttgatttttttgtgtttgattttgtgttatttagggttcattgttcttaatcctcattaaatctcaattctttcttcctattattctatacttattttttttatttactccaTTTTTTGGTTTCTTGACCAATTTTTGCAAGATTCATATGTTTTGGCTTCATCGGTTTGTCTCATttcaggtaattttttttttttatttttttttattttacaacttATTTTACAACATATATTGTACACTGTATAATCTTTTGAATGAAAGCTTTTGATAATCATTTGTATAATCTTTTGAAGTTAAGTAATGTAAAGTGATAACAATATCTTATTTATGTATACTGTGTTGTGTTAATACTGTATTGAATGAAAGCTTTATTACTTATTTAAGAAGATTTCGCAAAATTTGTATACCATTGAATCTAAACtatttgggtcaaatgggtcaaatgacctgaaatatatgggtttaatgtagggctggcaaaagctgagccgacctgctaacctgatctgaaaccgacccgaaattagcgggtttgggtttagatttttgacccaattaattaaatgggtcaacccgacctgatctgtttattaaatgggttaggttcatgttgaatatttaaacccgaaaaaaacctgtttaacccatttattaaatgggtcaatcaggtcaggtcgacccatatttaacccgttgaaaattttaaataaagtcaTAATTCATAAAGATGATGACTAGAAATTTATTAACCCAAATAAAGTCATAACTGATATATCATAAagacataaaccctaaaaatttaacCCATTAAACCCATTGAAATTCTATGCGCCTCCTCTGTTCCTCTTCTCTCCTTTGTGCGACTGTGCGGCCtacaccttctccttcctcttctctccgGCGGCTTCTTCTCTGTGCGACTGTGCGccttctccttcatcttctctgcggcaccaaggtaagtattatttctttgttgtccgatttttttgatttttttgatcgatttattctgatttggattgtgttcgattttttttatttttttgtgtttgattttaatgttcattgttgttactgctattttcattgttcttaatgccatctttaattcttcataataatttggttcgtgtttgtgttatttagggttcgattttttggttttgtgtttgatttttttgtgtttgtgttactgctattttttgtgtttgatttttttgtgtttgattttgtgttatttagggttcattgttcttaatcctcattaaatctcaattctttcttcctattattctatacttattttttttatttactccaTTTTTTGGTTTCTTGACCAATTTTTGCAAGATTCATATGTTTTGGCTTCATCGGTTTGTCTCATTTcaggtaattttttattttattttttttttattttacaacttATTTTACAACATATATTGTACACTGTATAATCTTTTGAATGAAAGCTTTTGATAATCATTTGTATAATCTTTTGAAGTTAAGTAATGTAAAGTGATAACAATATCTTATTTATGTATACTGTGTTGTGTTAATACTGTATTGAATGAAAGCTTTATTACTTATTTAAGAAGATTTCGCAAAATTTGTATACCATTGAATCTAAACtatttgggtcaaatgggtcaaatgacctgaaatatatgggtttaatgtagggctggcaaaagctgagccgacctgctaacctgatctgaaaccgacccgaaattagcgggtttgggtttagatttttgacccaattaattaaatgggtcaacccgacctgatctgtttattaaatgggttaggttcatgttgaatatttaaacccgaaaaaaacctgtttaacccatttattaaatgggtcaatcaggtcaggtcgacccatatttaacccgttgaaaattttaaataaagtcaTAATTCATAAAGATGATGACTAGAAATTTATTAACCCAAATAAAGTCATAACTGATATATCATAAagacataaaccctaaaaatttaacCCATTAAACCCATTGAAATTCTATGCGCCTCCTCTGTTCCTCTTCTCTCCTTTGTGCGACTGTGCGGCCtacaccttctccttcctcttctctccgGCGGCTTCTTCTCTGTGCGACTGTGCGccttctccttcatcttctctgcggcaccaaggtaagtattatttctttgttgtccgatttttttgatttttttgatcgatttattctgatttggattgtgttcgattttttttatttttttgtgtttgattttaatgttcattgttgttactgctattttcattgttcttaatgccatgtttaattcttcataataatttggttcgtgtttgtgttatttagggttcgattttttggttttgtgtttgatttttttgtgtttgtgttactgctattttttgtgtttgatttttttgtgtttgattttgtgttatttagggttcattgttcttaatcctcattaaatctcaattctttcttcctattattctatacttattttttttatttactccaTTTTTTGGTTTCTTGACCAATTTTTGCAAGATTCATATGTTTTGGCTTCATCGGTTTGTCTCATttcaggtaattttttttttttattttttttttattttacaacttATTTTACAACATATATTGTACACTGTATAATCTTTTGAATGAAAGCTTTTGATAATCATTTGTATAATCTTTTGAAGTTAAGTAATGTAAAGTGATAACAATATCTTATTTATGTATACTGTGTTGTGTTAATACTGTATTGAATGAAAGCTTTATTACTTATTTAAGAAGATTTCGCAAAATTTGTATACCATTGAATCTAAACtatttgggtcaaatgggtcaaatgacctgaaatatatgggtttaatgtagggctggcaaaagctgagccgacctgctaacctgatctgaaaccgacccgaaattagcgggtttgggtttagatttttgacccaattaattaaatgggtcaacccgacctgatctgtttattaaatgggttaggttcatgttgaatatttaaacccgaaaaaaacctgtttaacccatttattaaatgggtcaatcaggtcaggtcgacccatatttaacccgttgaaaattttaaataaagtcaTAATTCATAAAGATGATGACTAGAAATTTATTAACCCAAATAAAGTCATAACTGATATATCATAAagacataaaccctaaaaatttaacCCATTAAACCCATTGAAATTCTATGCGCCTCCTCTGTTCCTCTTCTCTCCTTTGTGCGACTGTGCGGCCtacaccttctccttcctcttctctccgGCGGCTTCTTCTCTGTGCGACTGTGCGccttctccttcatcttctctgcggcaccaaggtaagtattatttctttgttgtccgatttttttgatttttttgatcgatttattctgatttggattgtgttcgattttttttatttttttgtgtttgattttaatgttcattgttgtta
The sequence above is drawn from the Amaranthus tricolor cultivar Red isolate AtriRed21 chromosome 5, ASM2621246v1, whole genome shotgun sequence genome and encodes:
- the LOC130814054 gene encoding mitochondrial import inner membrane translocase subunit TIM10, with the translated sequence MANNMSPEFAKEQIMFMAEKEMEYRVELFNKLTQTCFRKCADKSYKESELNMAENSCIDRCVSKYWQVTNLVGQLLGTNQPPM